From Micromonospora rifamycinica, a single genomic window includes:
- a CDS encoding cyclase family protein: MSRRLIDLSVPVLDGPSEATPVEVEVLDHRAAPAALGLRPEDFPEGEAISNETVTLTTHTGTHLDAPLHYGLVSGGEQAAAVDAVPLDWCLAPGVRLDLRHIPPGVGITADDVRDGLAKIDHELQPGDIVLIWTGADRLWGTDAYRTHFPGMTRESTAYLVERGVKIIGIDAWGFDRPFASMLADYRRHGDNRALWPAHLYGREQPYCQLEKLANLGALPGDTGFTVVCFPVKLAGLGAGWTRVVAVVDGS, from the coding sequence GTGAGCCGCCGCCTGATCGATCTGAGCGTGCCGGTCCTCGACGGTCCGAGCGAGGCCACGCCGGTCGAGGTCGAGGTCCTCGACCACCGGGCCGCCCCGGCAGCGCTGGGCCTGCGTCCGGAGGACTTCCCGGAGGGTGAGGCGATCTCCAACGAGACGGTGACCCTGACCACGCACACCGGCACCCACCTGGACGCGCCACTGCACTACGGACTGGTCAGCGGCGGGGAACAGGCGGCAGCCGTGGACGCCGTCCCGTTGGACTGGTGCCTCGCGCCCGGTGTCCGGCTGGATCTACGCCATATCCCGCCGGGCGTCGGGATCACCGCCGATGACGTTCGGGACGGCCTGGCGAAGATCGACCATGAGCTGCAACCGGGCGACATCGTGCTGATCTGGACCGGCGCGGACCGGCTCTGGGGCACCGACGCCTACCGGACCCACTTCCCCGGCATGACCCGGGAGTCCACCGCCTACCTGGTCGAACGCGGCGTGAAGATCATCGGTATCGACGCCTGGGGATTCGACCGCCCCTTCGCCTCGATGCTCGCGGACTACCGCCGTCACGGCGACAACCGGGCGCTGTGGCCGGCGCACCTCTACGGGCGCGAGCAGCCGTACTGCCAACTGGAGAAGCTCGCCAACCTCGGCGCGCTGCCCGGGGACACCGGGTTCACGGTGGTCTGCTTCCCGGTCAAACTGGCCGGCCTCGGCGCGGGCTGGACCAGGGTGGTGGCGGTCGTCGACGGGAGCTGA
- a CDS encoding aromatase/cyclase, whose amino-acid sequence MIVHTLIYRFPDDAGEDRIRDFFDGLRDITTASGLVSAFGWRPHVLLPVDEGSKGMTATHVAQFSCADVATLRTFSESTAVHEFIAGWRKELGYEAAYANHEQMLPPGSGSESTMFHTEHTVTVEAPADLVYAVLADIEGYARLFPPTESSTILEESETHQIARLVVDVSGQLQSWVTRRDLDRERRIIAYRQLENAPMIEHMGGEWRALPLGDARTQLVITHDFAARPTEAVPSAERATELLSAAVDRNSHADLDAVRREAERRAQRVGSTA is encoded by the coding sequence ATGATCGTGCACACCCTCATCTACCGGTTTCCCGACGATGCCGGCGAGGATCGGATCCGAGACTTCTTCGACGGGCTCCGGGACATCACCACAGCGTCCGGTCTGGTATCGGCGTTCGGCTGGAGGCCGCACGTGCTGCTGCCGGTGGACGAAGGGTCGAAAGGGATGACCGCCACCCATGTCGCACAGTTCTCCTGTGCCGACGTGGCGACCCTGCGCACATTCTCCGAATCGACCGCCGTGCACGAGTTCATCGCCGGCTGGCGAAAGGAACTGGGGTACGAGGCCGCATACGCCAACCACGAGCAGATGCTGCCCCCGGGCAGCGGATCGGAGAGCACCATGTTCCACACCGAGCACACCGTAACCGTCGAGGCGCCCGCCGACCTGGTCTACGCGGTGCTGGCCGACATCGAGGGCTACGCCCGCCTGTTTCCCCCGACCGAGTCCTCGACGATCCTGGAGGAGAGTGAGACCCACCAGATCGCCCGGCTGGTGGTCGACGTCAGCGGGCAGTTGCAGAGCTGGGTGACGCGTCGCGACCTCGACCGGGAGCGCCGGATCATCGCCTACCGGCAGCTGGAGAACGCTCCCATGATCGAGCACATGGGCGGTGAGTGGCGTGCGCTGCCCCTTGGCGACGCGCGCACCCAGCTCGTGATCACCCATGACTTCGCAGCCCGCCCCACCGAGGCGGTCCCGTCGGCGGAGCGGGCCACCGAGCTGCTCAGCGCCGCCGTCGACCGGAACAGCCACGCCGATCTCGACGCGGTGCGCAGGGAGGCCGAACGGCGGGCTCAGCGTGTGGGCAGCACCGCGTGA
- a CDS encoding MerR family transcriptional regulator: protein MLEVKPDSEPAQRFRPVRPEGEPGIAIAEAAQRTGVSTYTLRYYERAGLVITDVGRTHGGRRRYHQIDLDWILVCTRLRATGMPIRTIRRYAQLVAAGHGNEEERLALMEAHRADVLARIAELQENLELIDHKIGVYRGRLDAGSADRLWAPATGTPAG from the coding sequence GTGCTCGAAGTCAAGCCGGATTCAGAGCCGGCCCAGCGTTTCCGACCGGTCCGCCCGGAGGGTGAACCGGGCATCGCCATCGCCGAGGCCGCACAGCGGACCGGCGTCAGCACCTATACGCTGCGCTACTACGAACGGGCCGGTCTGGTGATCACCGACGTCGGCCGGACGCACGGCGGCCGACGTCGGTACCACCAGATCGACCTGGACTGGATTCTGGTCTGCACCCGGCTGCGGGCGACCGGAATGCCGATCAGGACGATCCGCCGCTACGCCCAACTCGTCGCCGCGGGGCACGGCAACGAGGAGGAGCGGCTGGCGCTGATGGAGGCCCACCGGGCCGACGTCCTCGCCCGGATCGCCGAGCTCCAGGAGAACCTGGAACTCATCGACCACAAGATCGGTGTATACCGCGGGCGGCTCGACGCGGGTAGCGCCGACCGGCTGTGGGCGCCCGCCACCGGGACGCCGGCAGGCTGA
- a CDS encoding NmrA family NAD(P)-binding protein: MIVVTTPTGTIGRQVLARLVDRRAPVRVIVRDPSRLPAHLVREIDVVVGSHRDPAVVARAFTDAQAVFWLVPVDPRATGPTSAFVDFTRPACAALRHGTTVRRVVGISALGRGFSRPAGLATASLAMDDLIAGTGVAYRALTMPAFMENLFMHAGTIREQGVIYSPVTADLPLPTVATRDVAAVAARLLCDGAWTGQDAVPLLGPEDLTFDEIARILTGVLGRPVRYQRIPVERYTATLVGQGMSAAMARAMADMLTAKNDGLDQLVGRGPEHATPTAFRDWCRQVFAPALDSVAVESSSRRFS; this comes from the coding sequence CGGTCCGGGTGATCGTCCGTGATCCGTCCCGGCTGCCCGCTCATCTCGTCCGGGAGATCGACGTCGTGGTCGGCTCGCACCGCGACCCCGCTGTCGTGGCTCGGGCCTTCACCGACGCGCAAGCCGTGTTCTGGCTGGTCCCGGTGGATCCGAGGGCCACCGGTCCGACGTCGGCCTTCGTGGACTTCACCCGTCCGGCGTGCGCCGCCCTCCGGCACGGTACGACGGTGCGCCGGGTCGTCGGGATCTCGGCTCTCGGCCGTGGTTTCAGCCGCCCGGCCGGGCTCGCGACGGCCTCGCTGGCGATGGACGACCTCATCGCGGGCACCGGCGTGGCCTACCGCGCGCTGACCATGCCGGCCTTCATGGAGAACCTGTTCATGCACGCCGGCACCATCCGTGAACAGGGCGTCATCTACTCCCCGGTCACCGCGGACCTCCCCCTGCCGACCGTGGCGACCCGGGACGTCGCGGCGGTCGCGGCACGGCTGCTGTGTGACGGTGCCTGGACCGGCCAGGATGCCGTGCCGCTGCTCGGCCCGGAGGACCTGACCTTCGACGAGATCGCCCGGATCCTCACCGGGGTGCTCGGTCGTCCCGTGCGTTACCAGCGGATACCGGTGGAGCGGTACACGGCGACGCTGGTCGGTCAGGGGATGTCCGCGGCGATGGCGCGGGCGATGGCCGACATGCTCACCGCCAAGAACGACGGTCTGGACCAGCTGGTCGGGCGGGGCCCGGAGCACGCCACCCCCACCGCCTTCCGGGACTGGTGCCGGCAGGTGTTCGCGCCAGCACTCGATTCAGTGGCGGTTGAGAGTTCGTCTAGGCGTTTTTCCTAG